Proteins encoded together in one Triticum dicoccoides isolate Atlit2015 ecotype Zavitan chromosome 7B, WEW_v2.0, whole genome shotgun sequence window:
- the LOC119340115 gene encoding uncharacterized protein LOC119340115, whose amino-acid sequence MAKMIAAVIVCVLVLALDITAGILGLQAQAAQNKTKKVTVLFIQCEKPVYKAYQLGLAAAVFLVVAHAVANFLGGCACICSQLEFIRASINRKLAATLIILSWIALIVGFSLLLAGAMSNSKSKTSCGFVHGKTLGLGGIMCFVHAGITIAYYVTATAAAHEIR is encoded by the exons ATGGCCAAAATGATAGCCGCTGTCATTGTCTGCGTGTTGGTTTTAGCCCTGGATATCACTGCTGGCATACTAGGACTTCAGGCACAGGCTGCACAAAATAAG ACTAAAAAGGTGACAGTGCTCTTCATCCAATGTGAGAAACCGGTGTATAAAGCATACCAGCTAGGGCTCGCGGCAGCAGTGTTCCTGGTAGTTGCTCATGCAGTGGCCAACTTTCTCGGCGGCTGTGCCTGCATCTGCTCTCAGCTGGAGTTTATCCGGGCATCCATCAACAGGAAACTCGCAGCAACTCTTATAATTCTCTCATG GATCGCTCTCATCGTTGGGTTCTCGTTGCTGCTTGCTGGGGCCATGTCCAATTCCAAGTCGAAGACATCGTGCGGGTTCGTGCACGGCAAGACCCTGGGCCTCGGAGGGATCATGTGCTTTGTCCATGCGGGGATCACAATCGCCTACTACGTCACCGCCACAGCAGCAGCACACGAAATTCGTTAG
- the LOC119340114 gene encoding pentatricopeptide repeat-containing protein At5g50390, chloroplastic-like — translation MELQLTPLRSLPLHYRTTTKATATATANTVSACSVESQALKPRPQLPRQAPFHSRRRSSPVHLPSLCAAIERLVTEGRHREACDALRDARAGAPFVALPASTYDALVTAASALREAGSAAGVLWHMESSGFQPDQYMWNRVLGMYLVCGMLAEAREVFDGMPTRSRVTWGVMMGGLVDAKRPRGALALFGELWEEVGMAAGPRVVVVAVRAATVLGSVHAGRELHCCVAKMGMCEDQYLSCALIDMYSKCGRIDEARRVFDEMPWRSVVAWNTMLAAHSLHGRSEEALDLYHDMRESGAGLDQFTFSTMLRIFSRLGLLEHAKQIHAGLIQSGLQMDIVGNTALVDLYCKWGQMEDARHVFERMPSRNLISWNALIAGYGYHGMGSKAIEMFERLLAEGIAPNHVTFLGVLNACRFSGFIDKGKRIFQLMTQNPKTKPRAMHYACVIELFGRQGLLDEAYSVIRKSPVTPTANIWGALLTASRMNKNIQLARLAAEQLLAMEPQKVNNYIVLLNLYMNSGKRDEALNVVSTLKRVGLYMSAACSWITVKKKGHRFFFNDSLNPKSSEIYQRLDTLMEVIKELGYVIEEDELLPDILPDEQKTLNMFHSEILAVAFGLISTSPSAPLTINQSHRLCHDCHNVIKFVTQVTKREITVRDASRFHHFKLGTCSCGDYW, via the coding sequence ATGGAGCTGCAGCTCACTCCCCTCCGCAGCCTCCCACTCCACTACCGCACCACCACCAAAGCCACGGCCACAGCAACGGCTAACACCGTCTCCGCATGCTCGGTGGAATCCCAAGCGCTCAAGCCACGCCCGCAGCTCCCACGGCAGGCGCCCTTCCACAGCCGCAGGCGCAGCAGCCCCGTCCACCTCCCTTCCCTCTGCGCCGCCATCGAGCGGCTGGTCACCGAGGGGCGTCACCGGGAGGCTTGCGACGCGCTCAGGGACGCTCGCGCGGGTGCCCCCTTCGTGGCTCTGCCAGCTTCCACCTATGACGCTCTGGTCACGGCCGCCTCCGCGCTGCGGGAGGCCGGTTCCGCGGCAGGGGTACTCTGGCACATGGAGAGCTCCGGGTTCCAGCCTGACCAGTACATGTGGAACCGGGTGCTGGGCATGTATTTGGTGTGCGGGATGCTCGCGGAGGCGcgggaggtgttcgatggaatgccgacCAGGAGCCGGGTCACCTGGGGGGTGATGATGGGCGGGCTGGTTGATGCGAAGCGTCCCCGTGGGGCGCTGGCGCTTTTCGGGGAGCTCTGGGAGGAGGTGGGTATGGCTGCTGGGCCGAGGGTTGTCGTGGTGGCCGTCCGTGCGGCCACGGTGTTGGGGTCGGTGCATGCTGGACGGGAGCTGCATTGTTGTGTTGCCAAGATGGGGATGTGCGAGGATCAATACCTGTCATGTGCACTCATCGACATGTACAGTAAGTGCGGGCGAATTGACGAGGCGAGGCGGGTGTTTGATGAGATGCCATGGAGGAGTGTTGTGGCGTGGAACACGATGCTGGCAGCGCATTCACTCCATGGGCGCAGTGAGGAGGCACTGGACTTGTACCACGATATGCGCGAGAGTGGTGCCGGCTTGGATCAATTCACATTCTCGACGATGCTCAGGATTTTCTCTAGGTTGGGTCTGCTGGAGCATGCAAAGCAAATCCATGCGGGCCTGATTCAAAGTGGACTACAAATGGACATTGTTGGGAATACAGCACTTGTTGATCTGTATTGCAAGTGGGGTCAGATGGAAGATGCAAGGCATGTTTTTGAGAGGATGCCTAGCAGGAACCTGATATCTTGGAATGCTCTAATTGCAGGGTACGGCTACCATGGCATGGGGAGTAAGGCTATTGAGATGTTTGAAAGATTGCTGGCTGAAGGCATTGCTCCAAACCATGTGACATTTCTAGGAGTACTAAATGCATGTAGGTTTTCTGGCTTTATTGACAAAGGGAAGAGGATTTTCCAATTGATGACCCAAAATCCAAAAActaaaccacgtgcaatgcactatGCCTGTGTTATCGAACTTTTTGGGCGGCAAGGGCTACTAGATGAAGCCTATTCAGTGATAAGGAAATCACCGGTCACCCCAACTGCCAACATATGGGGAGCCTTGCTCACTGCTAGTAGGATGAACAAAAATATTCAGCTTGCTAGATTAGCTGCGGAGCAACTCTTGGCAATGGAACCTCAGAAAGTAAACAATTACATTGTGCTTCTCAACTTGTATATGAACTCTGGGAAACGGGATGAAGCTTTGAATGTAGTAAGCACCTTGAAGAGGGTGGGGTTATATATGAGTGCTGCTTGTAGCTGGATCACGGTCAAGAAAAAAGGTCATAGGTTTTTCTTTAATGATAGTCTCAACCCCAAAAGTTCAGAAATCTACCAAAGGCTAGATACActaatggaggtgataaaagaactTGGTTATGTTATTGAGGAGGATGAATTGCTCCCTGATATTCTCCCTGATGAGCAGAAGacattgaatatgttccatagtgaAATACTCGCAGTTGCTTTTGGCCTTATTAGCACATCTCCATCTGCTCCCTTGACGATCAATCAAAGCCATCGGTTGTGCCATGACTGCCACAATGTAATCAAATTTGTAACACAAGTTACGAAGAGAGAGATTACCGTAAGAGATGCTAGCAGGTTTCATCATTTCAAACTTGGAACATGCTCTTGTGGTGACTACTGGTAG